One window of Dyadobacter sandarakinus genomic DNA carries:
- a CDS encoding ferritin, which yields MKDLLRQRTSLKEEIEILLNNQVKMEAEASAKYLAMASWCDRNGFRNSAKYFLKQSEEERGHMIKIFNYIMTVGGTAVSPEVVAVRQEFPTFRSVFEAALESEIAVTQSINRIVTQSRREEDYATESFLHWFVNEQVEEEDNARRAIELFDVIGEEGTGQYFIDKAILKLNQDHIE from the coding sequence ATGAAAGATCTGTTGAGACAAAGAACATCCCTGAAAGAGGAAATAGAAATATTATTGAATAACCAGGTGAAAATGGAAGCCGAAGCTTCTGCCAAATACCTGGCTATGGCATCTTGGTGCGACCGCAATGGTTTCCGTAATAGTGCCAAGTACTTCCTGAAACAATCGGAAGAAGAGCGCGGCCACATGATCAAGATCTTCAACTACATTATGACTGTAGGCGGCACGGCAGTATCACCCGAAGTTGTTGCGGTACGTCAGGAATTCCCTACTTTCCGCAGTGTATTTGAGGCGGCACTGGAAAGTGAGATTGCAGTGACCCAATCCATCAACCGGATTGTTACGCAGAGCCGCCGCGAAGAGGACTACGCAACCGAATCGTTCCTGCATTGGTTTGTAAATGAGCAGGTTGAAGAGGAAGACAATGCACGCCGTGCCATCGAGCTCTTTGATGTGATCGGCGAGGAAGGCACCGGACAATACTTTATTGACAAGGCGATCCTGAAATTGAATCAGGACCATATCGAGTAA
- a CDS encoding GNAT family N-acetyltransferase has translation MLNVNFVPFPKLQTQRLTLLRLEPVHAGDVFRLRSNAEAMKYIGKSLLNSRDEAARLIEAYSKGLNENAAITWGIVLSSDRRSPIGTIGFHTIDKSNHRAEIGYMIHPDYWNQGLMKEAVDRVISYGFDTLGLHSIEAKIHPENTASERLLLKLGFVKEAYFRESFYFEGKFQDTVVFSLISTR, from the coding sequence AACTCCAAACTCAACGCCTGACCCTCTTGCGGCTCGAACCGGTGCATGCAGGTGATGTTTTCAGGCTACGGAGTAATGCCGAAGCCATGAAGTACATCGGCAAGTCGCTTCTTAATTCAAGGGACGAAGCTGCCAGGCTGATCGAGGCATACAGCAAGGGCCTGAACGAAAATGCAGCGATCACCTGGGGGATTGTCCTGAGTTCAGACCGACGGTCTCCCATCGGGACGATTGGCTTCCATACCATTGATAAAAGCAATCACCGGGCCGAAATTGGCTACATGATCCATCCCGATTACTGGAACCAGGGACTCATGAAAGAGGCCGTGGACCGCGTAATCAGTTATGGTTTTGATACGCTCGGTCTTCATAGCATTGAGGCCAAGATCCATCCTGAGAATACTGCATCAGAGCGGCTTTTATTGAAGCTGGGCTTCGTGAAAGAAGCTTATTTCCGCGAGAGCTTTTATTTTGAAGGCAAATTTCAGGATACGGTTGTTTTCTCTCTGATCTCGACCCGGTAA
- a CDS encoding glutamine--tRNA ligase/YqeY domain fusion protein, whose protein sequence is MITDEKKEEKSLNFLEEIVEADLQSGKYTQIVTRFPPEPNGYLHIGHASSICLNFGLTNKFPGYTNLRFDDTNPVTEDTEYVESIKNDIKWLGFEWKHELFASDYFDTLYQYAVKLISEGLAYVDDSTSEEIAALKGTPTEPGQDSPYRDRSVDENLALFEKMKSGEFPDGSRTLRAKIDMGHMNMLMRDPILYRIKHAHHHRTGNKWCIYPMYDFAHGQSDSIETVTHSICTLEFAPHRELYDWLIAKLGIYPSHQYEFARRNLNYTVTSKRKLLQLVQEGHVAGWDDPRMPTISGLRRRGYTPESIRDFCDRIGVAKRENMIDVGLLEFCVREDLNKKALRRMAVMDPLKVIITNFPEGETEICHTENNPEDVSAGVREIPFSREILIEKEDFMEVPSKKYFRLAPGKMVRLKGAYIIQCNDFVKGENGEITEVHCTYLENSKSGHDTTGINVKGTLHWVSARHAIPVEIRLYDRLFSVEDVSSEEGDFKSFINPDSLHVITGFGEPALSEAKPGEAFQFLRKGYFAPDPDGSAEKPVFNRTVTLRDTWAKVAGN, encoded by the coding sequence ATGATTACGGACGAGAAAAAAGAAGAGAAGAGCCTCAATTTTCTTGAGGAGATAGTGGAGGCGGATTTGCAATCAGGTAAATACACACAGATCGTTACACGATTTCCACCCGAACCCAATGGCTATCTGCATATCGGCCATGCATCGAGCATATGTCTCAATTTCGGGCTGACCAACAAATTTCCGGGCTACACGAATCTTCGTTTTGACGATACCAATCCTGTCACTGAAGATACTGAGTATGTGGAGAGTATCAAGAACGATATCAAGTGGCTTGGCTTTGAATGGAAGCACGAGCTTTTTGCGTCTGACTACTTTGATACTTTGTACCAGTATGCAGTAAAGCTGATTTCGGAAGGCCTGGCATATGTAGACGATTCCACTTCGGAAGAAATTGCGGCGCTTAAAGGTACACCGACCGAACCCGGACAAGACAGCCCCTACCGCGACCGCAGTGTGGACGAAAACCTTGCCCTTTTTGAAAAAATGAAAAGTGGCGAATTCCCGGACGGCAGCCGTACGCTCCGTGCAAAGATTGATATGGGCCACATGAACATGCTCATGCGCGACCCTATTCTGTACCGGATCAAGCATGCGCATCATCACCGGACCGGGAATAAATGGTGCATTTACCCGATGTATGATTTTGCACACGGTCAGAGTGACTCCATTGAAACAGTGACCCACTCCATCTGCACCCTTGAATTTGCACCTCACCGCGAGTTGTACGACTGGCTGATCGCAAAACTCGGCATATACCCTTCCCATCAATATGAATTTGCCCGGCGCAACCTGAATTACACAGTGACCAGCAAACGAAAACTGCTGCAACTGGTGCAGGAAGGACACGTGGCAGGCTGGGATGATCCGCGTATGCCGACAATCAGCGGACTCAGGCGCCGGGGCTACACACCGGAAAGCATCCGCGATTTCTGTGACCGCATCGGTGTCGCCAAACGCGAGAATATGATTGACGTGGGTCTGCTCGAATTTTGCGTGCGCGAGGATCTGAACAAGAAAGCATTGCGGCGCATGGCTGTCATGGACCCGCTCAAAGTGATCATAACGAACTTTCCGGAAGGTGAAACGGAAATCTGCCACACAGAAAATAATCCGGAAGATGTTTCGGCAGGGGTACGGGAAATACCGTTTAGCCGGGAAATCCTGATTGAGAAAGAAGACTTCATGGAAGTGCCGTCCAAGAAATACTTTCGGCTGGCACCCGGTAAAATGGTGCGGCTGAAAGGTGCCTACATCATCCAATGCAATGATTTTGTAAAAGGTGAAAACGGTGAAATTACGGAGGTGCATTGCACGTACCTTGAAAACAGCAAGAGCGGACATGATACGACGGGCATCAATGTAAAGGGAACCCTGCACTGGGTATCGGCCCGGCATGCGATCCCGGTCGAGATCAGGCTGTACGACCGCTTGTTCTCAGTGGAGGACGTATCTTCTGAAGAGGGCGATTTTAAAAGCTTTATCAATCCGGATTCGCTCCATGTGATTACGGGATTTGGCGAGCCGGCCCTTTCCGAGGCAAAACCGGGGGAAGCATTCCAGTTTTTACGCAAAGGCTACTTTGCTCCCGATCCCGATGGAAGCGCTGAAAAGCCTGTTTTTAACCGGACTGTTACACTCAGGGATACCTGGGCGAAAGTTGCAGGCAACTGA